In the Choloepus didactylus isolate mChoDid1 chromosome 3, mChoDid1.pri, whole genome shotgun sequence genome, atgacataaaaatgcaaatcaaagatgcccaatgaactccaaatagaataaatccaaataaacccactctgatacatattgccaaatgctgaagaggaagagagagttctgaaagcagcaagagagaagcaattcatcacatacaagggaaaaaacataagactaagtactgattacTGAGCAggcaacatggaggcaagaaggcagtggtatgacataattaagattctgaaagagaaaaattaccagccaagaattctttatgcagcaaagctctccttcaaaattgagagagcttaaaatttttacagacaaacaagtgctgagaaaatttgttaacaagagacctgccctaccagaaatactaaagggaactctaCCAGCTgataaaaaggagagagaggcctggagaagggcacagaagtgaagagtattagtaagggtaacttaaaggaaataaggagagagtggaaaaaaatagatctgacaactaaaaaccaaaggataagatgactgattcaagaactgcctttacaggaatagcattgaatgtgaagggattaaactccccaattaaaaaacatagattggaagaatggatttaaaaatatgaaccatcaaactccccaattaaaaaacatagattggaagaatggatttaaaaatatgaaccatcaatatgctgcttacaagagactcatcttagacccagggacagaaagaaattgaaagtgaaaggatagggAAAAAGaattccacacaagctacagccaaaagaaagcaaggatggcaatactaatttcagataaaatatactttaaatgcaaggatgtcgtaagagacaaagaaggatattgaatactaataaaagggaaaattcactaagaaataacaatcataaatgtttatgcacccaaacaaggtgccccaacattggcaaaactgaaagaagcaataggTATTGCTACAATAACcatgggagacttcaaaacactaatctctcctatagatagaaaaaccagacagaaaaccaataagaaaattgagaccctaaacaatgtgataaatgaattagatttaacagacatatatagaacattacatcccacattaccaggatacacattcttctctagtgctcatggaatttcTCCAGGATGGATCAAACACCTcaagacatttaaaaagattgaaattattaaaagtacattctctgaccacaaaggaatgcaacaagaagtcaataaccatcaaagatcaaagtagaacattcacaaatattgggaggttaaacaacacactcctaaacaatcagtgggaaaaaaaagaaattacaagataaattactaaatatctagagacaaatgaaaataagaacacaacatatcaaaatttatgggatgcagcaaaggcggtgttGAGGGGAAAgtttatagatctaaatgtatacattaaaaaggaagaaggagctaaaatcaaagaactaacagaacaactgaacaagctagagaatgatcagcaaactaatcctaaagccagtagaagaaaagaaacaaggattaaagcagaaataaatgatgtagagaacaaagaaacaatagagagaataaataaaaccaaaagttcattctttcagaagatcaacaagattacaaacccttagctaggctgacaaagtcaaaaagagagaagatccaaataaagaaaataataaatgaaaggggggacattactgcagatcccaaagaaagttaaaaaatcataacaggatactatgaatcTGTATGCCAGCGAACTAGACAATTTataggaaatggataatttcctagaaacatgtAAACAAtctagactaaccagagaagacctcaacaaaccaatcacaagtaaagagatccaatcagtcatcaaaaagcttcttacaaataaaagccaagggtCAGGTggtttcacagaggaattttaccaaaatttcaaaaagaactgacaccattcctactcaaactctttcaaaaactgaGGAAAGTAGCCTGTGAACAGCTAGATCCACGGACAGAGTCTCAGCCTCGCTGCGGCCGCCGCCCAGAGACTGCCGAGCCCGGTCTGTCCACCGCCTCCTACTCCAGATACAGACATTCTTTTCCCTAAAGGATGAAAGATGCTTACTTTTGGATCAGTAGTGATGTTGGAAACTGGAGTTGAGATCCTGGCCAAGCAAGATAAGGGCTGGTTGTTCAGGCAGCCTCTTGACCAAATGTGCTTTGACcttatgtgaaattaggagcttctgaacaaagatgagaagAACATCCAGTCATGGATAAAAATGAGCTGGTGCAGAAGGCCAAACTGGCCGAGCAGGCTGAGCGATATGATGACATGGCAGCCTACATGAAGTCTGTAACTGAGCAAGGAGCTGAATTATCCAATGAGGAGAGAAATCTTCTCTCAGTTGCTTATAAAAATGTTGTAGGAGCTCGTAGGTCATCTTGGAGGGTCGTCTCAAGTATTGAGCAAAAGACAGAAGGTGCTGAGAAAAATCAGCAGATGGCTcgagaatacagagagaaaattgaGACCGAGTTCAGAGATATCTGCAACGATGTACTGTCTCTTTTGGAAAAGTTCTTGATCCCCAATGCctcacaagcagagagcaaagtcttctatttgaaaatgaaaggagactACTATCGCTACTTGGCTGAGGTTGCTGCTGGTGATGACAAGAAAGGGATTGTGGATCAGTCACAACAAGCATACCAAGAAGCATTTGAAATCAGCAAAAAGGAAATGCAACCTACGCATCCTATCAGATTGGGTCTAGCCCTTAACTTTTCTGTGTTCTATTATGAGATTCTGAACTCCCCAGAGAAAGCCTGCTCTCTTGCAAAGACAGCTTTTGATGAAGCCATTGCTGAACTTGATACATTAAGTGAAGAGTCATACAAAGACAGCATGCTAATAATGCAATTACTGAGAGACAACTTGACATTGTGGACATCGGATACCCAAGGAGATGAAGCTGAAGCAGGAGATGGAGGGGAAAATTAACTGGCCTTCCAACTTTTGTCTGCCTCATTCTAAAATCTACACAGTAGACCACCTGTCATCCATGCTGTCCCACAAATAGTTTTTTGTTTACGATTATGACAGGTTTATGTTACTTCTATTTGAATTTCTGTATTTCCCATGTggtttttatgtttaatattagGGGAGTAGAGCCAGTTAACATTAGAGAGTTATCTGTTTTCATCTTGAGGTGGCCAATATGGGGAAGTGGAATTTTTATACAAGTTATAAATGTTTGGCATAGTACTTTTGGTACATTATGGCTTCACAAGGGCCAGTGTTAAAACTGCTTCCATGTCTAAGCAAAGAAAACTGCCTACATATTGGTTTGTCCTAGTGGGGGATAAAAGGGATAATTGGTTTCAGTCACAAGTGTAGTTATTGTGGGTACTTTAAGGTTTAGAGCACTTTCAAGGCTGTGGTAGAAAAGATACCCCACAGATATTACATGTTGAACCATGTGTATCTGTGGAATACACAGTCTCAATGTGCATACCTTTGACTACAGCTGCAGAAATGTTCCTTTAGACAAAGTTGTGACCCAATTTACTCTGAAGAAGGGCAGAAACGGTTCACATTCCATTATTTGTAAAGTTACCTGCtgtttgctttcattatttttgctacactcattttatttgtatttaattgtTTTAGGCAACCTAAGAACAAATGTACAAGTAACGATGCAGTAAAAATGAGTTGCTTGATATCCATTACTGTGTGTATATCAAGCACAGcagtaaaacaaaaaacccatgtatttaacttttttttaggttttttgcttttgtgattttttttttttttgatacttgcCTAACATGCATGTGCTGTAAAAATAGTTAACAGGGAAATAACTTGATGATGGCTAGCTTTGTTTAATGTCTTATGAAATTTTCTTGAACAATCCAAGCATAATTGTTAAGAACACGTGTATTAAGTTGATGTAAGCGGAATAAAAGTtttatgaatggaaaaaaaaaaaaaaaaaaactgaggaaaatggaacactacctaactcattttatgactcTAACCCCCACTCTAATatcaaaaacagataaagatactacaagaaaggaaaactacaggccaatctccctaatgaatattgaTAAAGAAATtatcaacaaatacttgcaaatggaagccaaagtcaaattaaaaacattatacaccatgaccaagtggggtagATCtaggcatgcaagagtggttcaacataagaaagtcaatcaacgtaatataatacattaacaaaccaaaagggaaaagttAAATGATcaactcaatagatgctgaaaaaacatttgccaaaattcagcatccatttttgattaaaaaaaaaaataaacacttcaaaagtaggaattgaacAAAACTTCCTCCgtatgattaagggcatatatgaaatacccacagaCAGCATTATATTCAATGTTGAGTGACTGAAAGTCTTCCTTGTAAGATCAGGACTGAGTCCAGAATGCACACTGTCAgtactactattcaacattgtgctagaagtcctagccagagcaatccaaaaagacaaagaaataaaaggcatccacattggaaaggaagaagtaaaactgtcattatttgcagatgatatgatcttatatttggaaaatcctgagaaatcaataacagctacttgagctaataaattcagcaaagtggtgggatacaagattaatgcacataatttaGTAATGTTCCTAGAATGCGCATAAGTTAGTAAGGTACACTAGAAATAACCTAACcgaagagaaactcaagaaaaggattccattcataatagcaactacaaaaaatcaagcacctaggaataaacttaaccaaagatgtaaaagacctctacacagaaaattatataactttactgaaagaaataaaaggggacctaaagagatggaaagatattccatgttcatggataggaaggctaaacaccATTCACACATCAGTCCTACCTAAATTGATCTACcggttcaatgcaattccaatcaaaattccaacaacctactttgcagacttggaaaagctagttatcaaatttatttggaagggaaagatgcctcaaatttctAAAGatgttctaaaaaagaaaaacaaagcaggagaagttacacttcctggctttgaagcttactataaagccacagtagtcaaaacagcatggtactggcacaaagatacatgtattgatcaatggaatcaaattgagaaattTGAGACACACCCCCAGATCTATAGttaactgatctttgacaaggcccccaaaaccactgaactggaacataatagtctattcaacaaatggggctgggagaactgggtatccatatccaaaagaatgaaaggggacccctacctcacaccctacacaaaaattaactcaaagtggattaaagacctcaatataagagacaggaccataaaactcctagaagataatgtagggaaacatcttcaagaacatgtattaggaggtcacttcttagaccttacatccaaagcacaagcaacaaaagaaaaaatagataaatgggaattcctcaaaattaaaagcctctgtatctcaaaggaatttgtcaaaaaggtgaagaggcagccaactcaatgggaaaaaatatttggaaaccatgtatctgacaaaagactgaaatcttgcatatatatatataaagaaattctgcaactcaatgagaatagtacaagcagcccaattataaaatgggcaaaatatgtgaaaagacatttatctgcagaggaaatacaaatggctaaaaaacacataaacaaaagttcatcttcactagctattagaaagatgccaattaagaccacaatgaggtatcacctcacaccaattagattggctgccattaaacaaacaggaaactacaaatgctggagagaatgtagagaaattggaacttttattcattgctggtgggactgtagaatggtacagccactgtggtaGACAGTTTGGAGTTTCTTCAGAAAACTatatattgagttaccctacgatccagcaactTTACTTCTTgctatatacccggaagatttgacacaaacagatatttgcatactgatgttcatagcagccttgttcacgattgccaagagatggaaacaatccaaattccttcaacagatgagctgataaacaaattgtggtggtatatacatacaatggaatactatgcaggaataagaaggaatgaggtcatgaaacgtatgacaacatggatgaaacttgaagacataatgctgagtgaaataagccaaacacaaaaggagagacattgtatgttaccactaatgtgaactccatgaaaaatgtacagTAAAtgaagtgtcttataatgtagaatataggggacctagagacagacagaatctagtgaagggggaaagacaatctaatatgtacagatatgataatgagggtgaactgaATGGTACAGGAACGGTCAGATGTGActgtggttcattaatgggattataagtatcagtgacacactgaaaatgaacatgtttgtaaatggttgtttaaaggcatgtaacccacagagtagcaccacaaacctaaataagtgttagcatgatatacttataatgTATAACACTGGTGCAGACAGTTAACAACAAAGTGTTATAGGGAAAAAccacccattacatattatagactatatattTAATAGgtatatcttaccaacactacactaatactagggatgaataattgacagctgataagagctctgaaatattttatgttatgaCAGTTGTCTAAAGTTGAGAGTGAAGATGATTgaacaactaagtgaagataatgtcaGAAGCTTACCATTTATTtggaatagaaaatatattaagtgaaattaggaacccactacttaataaatcaggtcCTCAACTTCAGACTTGCTCCTGTGAAACTCAgtgctgtaaatgggaggctgagccttcctttAATTATGCATAAGAGGCACCCCcagggaacttcttttgttgctcagatgtgacctttctctctctcagcccaattcagcaaataaattcattaacctcctcccCACGAgatacatgactcccaggggattgaaattgcctacttgaccaaaagagggaaaaagaaaggtaacaagctgaggttacagtggctgagagatcccaaatagagttgagaggctatcctggaggtttctcttatgcaagctccagctagacatcccaaaaggctacagtatgccatgcccttaccaaaagtagtccccaaatacctaggttcctacctgagattctataaaagattcactcaccaagttttctctctcagaaacttaaatccaccagagtgttcctatgccagacaagtcctaaaacacagaggcaatagcctctttaagaatgaCAATCAGAtacagtccccttccccatactgttgacacccccttgcaatatgaacaagttagggtggtcactgcctagacacccctaaagatggagaaaaagattaagtgagaggaaagtgtagcaacaaacaagataaggttcaacaaaggtctatgaatactgaaatgttatataaatatatacatatttttagatgctggggagTTG is a window encoding:
- the LOC119528699 gene encoding 14-3-3 protein zeta/delta-like, which gives rise to MDKNELVQKAKLAEQAERYDDMAAYMKSVTEQGAELSNEERNLLSVAYKNVVGARRSSWRVVSSIEQKTEGAEKNQQMAREYREKIETEFRDICNDVLSLLEKFLIPNASQAESKVFYLKMKGDYYRYLAEVAAGDDKKGIVDQSQQAYQEAFEISKKEMQPTHPIRLGLALNFSVFYYEILNSPEKACSLAKTAFDEAIAELDTLSEESYKDSMLIMQLLRDNLTLWTSDTQGDEAEAGDGGEN